One window of the Lytechinus pictus isolate F3 Inbred chromosome 5, Lp3.0, whole genome shotgun sequence genome contains the following:
- the LOC129261369 gene encoding la-related protein 1-like has product MAAEVAKQPSYSSAVLGPPEKVAQDMLPNENHQVSEQQDSSESKENVNPSAPASQDGNDEDKGEGKNSEKNEEKKKFVPAPPPKVNAWHRNKQAPPPPAVVPNNVTSPTPAAAAATLAASKQPQNPSQRQASHNTKSHQASKPGGGRTNSRQFNGPREKSAKSPKAEKTSTKDSKDLEENKKEAAKKRVVETTPAPPPKVNAWTKAPINSVVPPVVPPMANGNETEDAADPVPSAVSAAGKFCVKIIFSKGDLTRQEIRGMVHCLNTNNVLPHRALVWSEGYRCICLEC; this is encoded by the coding sequence ATGGCTGCTGAAGTGGCTAAACAGCCGAGCTACAGCAGCGCTGTGTTGGGACCACCAGAGAAAGTTGCACAGGACATGCTCCCGAATGAGAACCATCAAGTCTCTGAGCAGCAGGACTCTTCAGAATCGAAAGAGAATGTGAACCCTTCTGCTCCAGCCTCGCAAGATGGAAATGACGAGGATAAAGGTGAAGGGAAGAATTCTGAAAAGaatgaagagaagaagaaatttGTGCCAGCACCGCCTCCAAAGGTGAATGCCTGGCATAGGAACAAGCAAGCACCACCCCCTCCTGCTGTAGTGCCAAACAATGTAACATCACCCACCCCCGCAGCAGCCGCGGCAACACTTGCTGCTTCAAAGCAACCACAAAACCCCTCTCAAAGACAAGCATCCCACAACACTAAATCTCACCAGGCTTCAAAGCCAGGGGGAGGTAGGACTAACTCAAGACAGTTTAATGGGCCACGTGAGAAAAGTGCAAAGAGTCCAAAGGCAGAGAAGACTTCCACGAAAGATTCCAAGGATTTGGAAGAGAACAAGAAGGAGGCAGCCAAGAAACGCGTGGTTGAAACCACTCCTGCTCCACCCCCTAAAGTAAATGCTTGGACCAAAGCGCCAATAAACTCAGTTGTACCCCCAGTGGTGCCTCCGATGGCTAATGGTAATGAAACAGAAGATGCTGCGGATCCTGTCCCGTCAGCCGTCAGCGCTGCAGGTAAGTTCtgtgtaaaaataattttttccaagGGTGATCTGACGAGACAAGAAATCAGAGGGATGGTCCATTGTTTAAATACCAACAATGTCTTGCCTCACAGAGCTCTTGTTTGGTCAGAAGGATACAGATGCATATGTTTAGAATGTTGA